Proteins encoded together in one uncultured Sphaerochaeta sp. window:
- a CDS encoding PEP/pyruvate-binding domain-containing protein, which yields MNTLKQYANFVSHDKIPAMYTLDPTWLPFSNLMLKHIYNVLLICNDYDRFLLEEDGRVEEELYLEYTQLGLNNPPKFTHTSTAEEALNLLSQRSFDLVVTMLDLGTDSVEQLATTIKKSNPQMPVIALSPSSSHKRNKMIKGSDCKDIDYFFYWQGDPTIFLAMIKLVEDRMNLDHDTQEADVQLIILVEDSVRFYSSYLPMMYTTLIQQNRSAILEALNNWGKTLRMRGRPKIALARTYEEAQDLYTKYQHNILGIISDMSYLKEGDQDKYAGLSLTKMVHAKDPEIPILIQSSDNTAQEMAEDAGAYFLWKNNSALLFELNKFMTKHYGFGPFIFRDPDTMEEIARAETMRDLQRVLPKVPTKSFAFHSRRNDFSRWLRAQSLYAIAARIKDLKIPANGDEKVVQQQMTEIIRNYRKERTKGVIAQFSRNNYDETLFFSRIGGGSLGGKGRGLAFIDMVLRAAKLPEKYPDVYLSIPRTVVVTTDQFTQFLEENDLNDIASGDIPDDTLLKIFLSKPLSNELVLNLSEIIQVIHQPICVRSSSLLEDSHFQPFAGVYETCMLPNQGSDEARLQELCDAVRAVWASTFFRSAKEYLKATEHMLEDEKMAVIIQQVIGSDHGPYWYPNISGVARSLNYYPLGGEKPEDGVGMLSFGFGKSVVDNGSALRFSPTHPKRPAQFLGGNQTSSQNTFYALNMKSGYHPLEEGGLENLELLNFRESWAYPDAIRYIASTYDLASGMLSESVRTEGEKVITFNGILKYDAFPLAAIVRDVLQLGTEAMGKPVEIEFAVNLNRAAPKMREFSLLQIRPIAAGNEESDVSISNHERESAAIHSHVVMGNGKIDHVQDIIYLKIDQFTASSMKGMAKELDKLNAAMVIAEKDYVLVVAGRLGSCDPWLGIPVTWSQISRSKVIVETGLQGFQVEPSQGTHFFQNMTSLGCLYLTINPAYRSGSMRYEKLKTLQIVSETEHFIHARSEKPLTIKVNGFDGEGVVLVD from the coding sequence ATGAATACACTGAAACAATATGCAAACTTCGTCTCTCATGATAAAATACCTGCTATGTATACACTTGACCCAACTTGGTTGCCATTCAGCAACCTGATGCTGAAACATATCTACAACGTGCTGCTCATCTGCAACGACTATGACCGTTTCCTTCTTGAGGAAGACGGACGGGTTGAGGAAGAGTTATACCTCGAATACACCCAGCTTGGGCTGAACAACCCACCAAAGTTCACCCATACCAGCACCGCGGAAGAAGCGCTGAATCTCTTGAGCCAGAGGTCTTTTGACCTGGTTGTCACCATGCTCGACCTCGGGACCGACTCTGTTGAACAGTTGGCTACAACCATCAAGAAAAGCAATCCGCAGATGCCGGTTATCGCACTTTCCCCTTCCTCAAGCCACAAGAGAAATAAGATGATCAAGGGATCAGACTGTAAGGATATCGACTATTTCTTCTACTGGCAGGGTGATCCCACCATCTTCCTTGCCATGATCAAGCTGGTAGAGGATAGGATGAACCTTGACCATGATACCCAGGAAGCAGATGTACAGCTAATCATCCTGGTAGAGGACTCAGTACGGTTCTACTCATCCTACCTTCCCATGATGTACACCACCTTGATCCAACAGAATCGCTCAGCCATCCTTGAAGCACTGAACAACTGGGGAAAAACCCTCAGGATGCGTGGAAGACCGAAGATTGCGCTTGCCAGGACCTATGAGGAGGCCCAGGATCTCTATACCAAGTATCAACACAATATCTTGGGGATCATATCCGACATGTCCTACCTCAAGGAGGGTGATCAGGACAAGTATGCAGGCCTGTCCCTCACCAAAATGGTTCATGCAAAAGACCCTGAGATTCCAATACTCATCCAAAGCAGTGACAACACTGCCCAGGAGATGGCAGAGGACGCAGGAGCGTATTTCCTCTGGAAAAACAATTCAGCACTTCTTTTTGAACTGAATAAATTCATGACAAAGCACTACGGATTCGGCCCCTTTATCTTCCGAGATCCCGATACGATGGAGGAGATCGCCCGCGCAGAGACCATGCGCGACCTGCAGAGGGTCCTTCCCAAGGTTCCGACAAAAAGCTTCGCTTTCCACTCCAGGAGAAATGATTTCTCACGGTGGCTCAGGGCACAGAGCCTTTACGCCATTGCAGCAAGGATCAAGGATTTGAAAATCCCCGCCAACGGGGATGAAAAGGTAGTACAGCAACAGATGACGGAAATCATCCGCAACTACCGCAAGGAGAGAACCAAGGGAGTTATTGCCCAATTCAGCAGGAACAACTATGACGAAACGCTCTTCTTCAGCCGAATCGGAGGGGGATCCCTGGGAGGAAAGGGACGAGGGCTTGCCTTCATCGACATGGTATTACGTGCAGCAAAGCTTCCAGAGAAATACCCTGATGTATACCTCTCCATCCCTCGAACGGTGGTTGTTACCACCGACCAGTTCACCCAGTTCCTCGAGGAAAATGATCTCAACGATATCGCCTCAGGTGATATTCCTGATGATACCTTGCTTAAAATATTCCTCTCAAAACCATTGAGCAATGAGCTGGTCCTGAACCTCTCGGAAATCATCCAGGTCATCCATCAGCCGATTTGCGTGCGCTCTTCCAGCCTTCTGGAGGACTCCCACTTCCAACCGTTCGCCGGGGTATATGAAACATGCATGCTTCCCAACCAAGGGTCTGACGAGGCGAGGCTCCAGGAGCTCTGTGATGCGGTACGCGCGGTCTGGGCTTCCACCTTCTTCCGTAGTGCAAAGGAGTACCTCAAGGCAACCGAGCATATGCTCGAGGATGAAAAGATGGCTGTCATCATCCAGCAGGTCATAGGGAGCGACCATGGTCCTTACTGGTATCCAAACATCAGTGGGGTTGCCCGATCCCTCAACTACTATCCCCTGGGAGGAGAGAAACCTGAGGATGGGGTTGGCATGCTCAGCTTTGGCTTCGGTAAATCGGTGGTGGACAATGGCTCTGCCCTGCGATTCAGCCCTACACACCCAAAACGGCCAGCCCAGTTCCTGGGGGGCAACCAGACAAGCAGCCAGAACACCTTCTACGCCCTGAATATGAAAAGTGGGTACCATCCACTTGAGGAAGGGGGGCTTGAGAACCTGGAACTGCTCAATTTCCGTGAATCCTGGGCTTATCCCGATGCCATCAGATACATTGCAAGTACCTACGACTTGGCAAGCGGCATGCTGAGCGAGTCTGTCAGGACTGAAGGGGAGAAGGTGATCACCTTCAACGGAATCCTTAAGTATGACGCCTTCCCCCTAGCCGCCATCGTCAGGGATGTCCTTCAGTTGGGTACAGAGGCAATGGGAAAACCTGTAGAAATTGAATTTGCAGTAAACCTGAACCGTGCAGCCCCAAAGATGAGGGAGTTCAGCCTTCTCCAGATTCGCCCGATTGCAGCAGGCAATGAGGAGAGCGATGTCTCAATCAGCAACCATGAACGGGAGAGTGCTGCCATCCATTCCCATGTGGTGATGGGAAACGGCAAAATTGACCATGTACAGGACATCATCTACTTGAAAATCGACCAGTTCACGGCCTCCTCGATGAAAGGCATGGCAAAGGAACTGGACAAACTCAATGCAGCAATGGTTATTGCAGAGAAAGACTATGTATTGGTGGTAGCAGGAAGATTGGGCAGCTGTGACCCATGGCTGGGTATCCCCGTGACTTGGTCACAGATATCCAGGAGCAAGGTTATTGTTGAGACAGGGTTACAGGGATTCCAGGTTGAACCAAGCCAAGGAACCCACTTCTTCCAGAACATGACAAGCTTGGGGTGTCTCTACCTGACCATCAACCCGGCCTATCGATCTGGTTCAATGCGGTACGAGAAACTCAAGACCCTCCAGATTGTCTCAGAGACAGAACACTTCATTCATGCAAGAAGCGAAAAGCCTTTAACCATTAAGGTCAACGGCTTCGATGGAGAGGGAGTAGTACTGGTCGATTAG
- a CDS encoding GntR family transcriptional regulator: MEDMFRVREGRPSAVEWVIEKIKELLIDQKLSPGDMIPNEISLAESLKVGRGTVREALKILSAYGVIEIKQGHGTFVSSASNKRLFDPQLFQILVQDRDYKSLTQVRQLLEEGIVKLVIESASDEELALLDQSMKEFQKELTKDQASAQKAGALDLHYHRLLARFSHNSIVENIYTFVIDLFTKTINPIHEGVDEVHQQLHQAIMDRDGEKAVEAVRSHTAIWVWAYKETHPEH, from the coding sequence ATGGAAGACATGTTCAGGGTACGCGAAGGCCGTCCATCAGCGGTTGAATGGGTGATAGAGAAGATCAAGGAACTCTTGATCGACCAGAAGCTTTCTCCCGGGGATATGATTCCCAATGAAATCTCCCTTGCCGAGAGCCTGAAGGTTGGGCGTGGCACGGTACGTGAAGCCTTGAAGATTCTCTCAGCCTATGGGGTGATTGAGATCAAGCAGGGACATGGAACATTTGTTTCCAGCGCATCAAACAAGCGTCTATTCGATCCACAACTGTTTCAGATCCTTGTCCAGGACCGTGATTACAAATCATTGACCCAGGTCAGGCAGTTGCTGGAAGAGGGTATCGTCAAATTGGTCATTGAGTCTGCGAGCGATGAGGAATTGGCTTTGCTCGATCAATCAATGAAAGAGTTCCAAAAGGAGCTCACAAAAGATCAGGCATCTGCCCAGAAAGCAGGTGCCTTGGACTTGCATTATCATCGCTTGCTTGCTCGATTTTCCCATAACAGTATTGTTGAAAACATCTACACCTTTGTGATTGATTTGTTTACCAAAACCATCAACCCTATCCACGAGGGTGTTGATGAGGTGCATCAACAATTGCATCAGGCAATTATGGATAGAGATGGTGAAAAGGCAGTGGAGGCAGTGCGTTCTCATACTGCAATTTGGGTCTGGGCCTATAAGGAGACCCATCCAGAGCACTAA
- a CDS encoding cupin domain-containing protein has protein sequence MDEKKHRGNLHTDKRVERAKGIERVTLSYDKDSMICYFYLEKGSTLEMHTHPESQNGFVVKGHIHFIKGDGEVLDLHAGDAYYFASMDPHGSKILEDTELIECFSPSRDDYKD, from the coding sequence ATGGACGAGAAGAAACATAGAGGGAATTTGCATACTGACAAGAGAGTGGAGAGGGCGAAAGGAATTGAGCGGGTTACCTTGAGCTATGACAAGGACAGCATGATCTGTTATTTCTACCTTGAGAAAGGGTCCACGCTTGAGATGCATACCCACCCTGAAAGCCAGAATGGGTTCGTGGTAAAGGGGCATATCCATTTCATCAAGGGAGATGGCGAGGTTTTGGACCTTCATGCAGGAGATGCATACTATTTTGCTTCCATGGATCCCCATGGCTCCAAGATACTTGAAGATACTGAACTGATTGAGTGTTTCTCTCCCTCGAGGGATGATTACAAGGATTGA
- a CDS encoding transaldolase family protein: MKSTYFHRVHQQTETRFWINNPTMEQAKRAIEEGAIGCTTNPSYVSKLFESEEDMRVVRRMIDLLLPYEKDDSVLASKVQQMMVGRLADLFLPLYRASGGTEGLVTIQGDPFAETDTRLIVKEGLENYEIAENICIKIPVTKWGIEAISTMVEHNIPTMATEVMSLSQTISICEAYQEVSQKSGNTPPFYVTHITGILDDHFKRVIKEQQLSIDEELSRYAGLSIAKKEYEMMKDRGYPGIMIGGGARKLEDFTELVGGDLSITINWKGTAEVLIEQDKEVVDRIDSTLDEQQIQRLCKELPDYQRALETDGMNVDEYYDYGGVELFRTSFQKGWNALLALIAERRGNK; encoded by the coding sequence ATGAAATCTACGTATTTTCACCGTGTGCATCAACAAACCGAAACTCGTTTCTGGATCAACAACCCAACCATGGAACAAGCCAAGCGGGCGATAGAAGAAGGTGCAATTGGTTGCACCACCAATCCGAGTTATGTTTCGAAGCTCTTTGAATCTGAAGAGGATATGCGTGTAGTGAGGCGGATGATTGACCTCCTGCTCCCCTATGAGAAGGATGACTCCGTGCTTGCCTCCAAGGTTCAGCAGATGATGGTCGGCCGTCTTGCAGATTTGTTCCTCCCCCTCTATAGGGCCAGTGGTGGCACAGAGGGGCTGGTTACCATCCAGGGTGACCCGTTTGCTGAGACAGATACCCGCTTGATTGTAAAGGAAGGGTTGGAGAACTATGAGATTGCTGAGAATATCTGTATCAAGATACCGGTAACCAAGTGGGGTATCGAGGCAATAAGCACCATGGTGGAACATAATATCCCCACGATGGCAACAGAGGTTATGAGCCTGAGTCAGACCATTTCCATTTGTGAAGCCTATCAGGAGGTGAGCCAGAAGAGTGGAAACACACCTCCTTTCTATGTCACACATATTACCGGTATCCTGGACGATCATTTCAAGCGTGTCATCAAGGAGCAACAGCTTTCCATTGATGAGGAGTTGTCCAGATATGCTGGTCTCTCCATCGCAAAGAAAGAGTATGAGATGATGAAGGATAGAGGGTATCCAGGAATCATGATTGGTGGAGGTGCCAGAAAACTTGAGGACTTCACTGAGCTGGTGGGTGGGGATTTGAGCATCACCATCAACTGGAAGGGAACTGCCGAGGTGTTGATTGAACAAGACAAGGAAGTGGTTGACCGGATAGACAGTACGCTCGATGAGCAGCAGATCCAGAGGCTCTGTAAGGAGCTCCCTGATTACCAGAGAGCCCTTGAGACTGATGGGATGAATGTTGATGAGTACTACGATTATGGCGGGGTTGAGTTGTTCCGTACCTCTTTCCAGAAGGGATGGAATGCCTTGCTTGCCTTGATAGCTGAGAGAAGGGGAAACAAATAA
- a CDS encoding TRAP transporter large permease, with protein sequence MSGSMVVLLFLVLLTTGLPIAVSMGIPSALYLIVANIPPSQLIQRMVTSLNSFPMLAVPLFILAAGLMNSSGITERLFEFAKLLVGRLKGGLAQVNIVASLIFSGISGAALADVGGLGNIELEAMEKQKYPKTHAAAITAASAVIGPIFPPSIPLIIYAAAAETSSMQLLIAGILPALIIAIALMVQVAFFARRYNYPKGVENKYSAREVLTIVKRGLPSMFMPLIMMGGMLSGLFSPTEVAAIAVAYALVLSAIYKELSFASFIKTCKETLQSTASVLFIVASAAIFAWVLTVEQLPQQVSALMLGISDNPVVLLILANVILLIAGMFLESTAAIMILTPILLPPLMASGVNPVHFGLVMVFNLMIGMITPPVGMSVYMLSPIVKLPVGKVFKAVMPYLFSLLVALVVLTYVPQISLWLPSLLFN encoded by the coding sequence ATGAGCGGTTCCATGGTGGTACTCCTGTTTCTGGTCTTGCTGACCACTGGGCTTCCTATTGCTGTGAGCATGGGAATTCCCTCTGCCTTGTATCTGATTGTGGCAAATATTCCTCCCAGTCAGTTGATTCAAAGAATGGTTACCAGTCTCAATTCATTTCCCATGCTTGCTGTTCCCTTGTTTATTCTGGCGGCAGGATTGATGAATAGTTCGGGTATTACTGAACGGTTGTTTGAGTTTGCAAAATTGTTGGTCGGCCGCTTGAAAGGTGGCTTGGCCCAGGTAAATATTGTTGCTTCTTTGATTTTCAGTGGAATTTCTGGCGCTGCCCTTGCTGATGTTGGGGGACTGGGGAACATCGAGCTGGAGGCAATGGAGAAACAGAAGTACCCGAAGACGCATGCTGCTGCCATTACCGCAGCCTCTGCAGTAATCGGCCCGATCTTCCCTCCTTCCATCCCCCTGATCATCTATGCGGCTGCCGCTGAGACTTCCTCTATGCAACTCCTGATTGCAGGGATTCTGCCTGCACTGATTATTGCCATTGCCTTGATGGTCCAAGTGGCCTTCTTTGCCCGGCGGTACAACTATCCCAAGGGAGTGGAGAACAAGTATTCGGCAAGGGAGGTTCTTACTATTGTAAAGAGAGGGCTTCCCTCCATGTTCATGCCATTGATCATGATGGGTGGGATGCTCTCTGGCCTGTTCAGTCCGACTGAAGTTGCTGCAATTGCTGTCGCCTATGCATTGGTATTGAGTGCAATATACAAGGAGCTCAGCTTTGCATCGTTTATCAAGACATGCAAGGAGACATTGCAATCAACGGCAAGTGTACTGTTTATCGTTGCCTCTGCTGCCATCTTTGCCTGGGTGTTGACGGTAGAACAGCTTCCTCAGCAGGTATCGGCATTGATGCTTGGTATTTCTGACAATCCGGTAGTACTCTTGATTCTTGCCAATGTAATTCTCCTTATTGCAGGAATGTTCCTGGAGTCCACTGCTGCGATTATGATTCTGACCCCGATTCTGTTGCCGCCTCTGATGGCCAGTGGTGTTAATCCTGTCCATTTCGGCTTGGTGATGGTATTCAACCTGATGATTGGAATGATCACCCCTCCCGTTGGCATGAGTGTGTATATGCTCAGTCCAATCGTGAAGCTTCCGGTGGGGAAGGTATTCAAGGCAGTCATGCCATACCTGTTCTCCCTCCTGGTGGCATTGGTGGTTCTCACTTATGTCCCACAGATCTCCCTGTGGCTACCGTCATTACTATTCAATTAG
- a CDS encoding TRAP transporter small permease subunit: MQRFLKKMAGLYELLGILFLLMLFLSVLIQIVMRNIFNSGSIQLEELARFSLVSLVFLMIPVLTWKNQQIIVDIVVLYLPENVKRWFSAITQLLVMVFGLYVLNAIVTIMEFNWNVRTPALAMPNVVFYIPITLGVLAMCIFSLAGVIITLRKREGLQ, from the coding sequence ATGCAAAGGTTCTTGAAAAAGATGGCTGGTCTGTATGAGCTGCTCGGCATCCTCTTCTTGTTGATGCTGTTCCTTTCAGTGCTTATTCAGATTGTCATGAGAAATATATTCAATTCAGGGTCGATACAGTTGGAAGAGCTTGCTCGGTTTTCCTTGGTCTCATTGGTGTTCCTGATGATACCAGTGTTGACCTGGAAAAACCAACAAATCATCGTTGATATCGTGGTATTATACCTGCCGGAAAACGTGAAGCGTTGGTTTTCAGCCATTACCCAGCTTCTGGTTATGGTCTTTGGTCTGTATGTGCTTAATGCCATCGTGACTATCATGGAATTCAATTGGAATGTACGAACTCCGGCTCTCGCAATGCCTAATGTGGTGTTTTACATACCCATCACACTGGGAGTGCTTGCCATGTGCATCTTTTCCCTAGCTGGTGTAATTATTACGCTTCGTAAGAGGGAGGGTCTCCAATGA
- a CDS encoding TRAP transporter substrate-binding protein — MKKKIVVLVLVTLLATALFAQGQAEKSGPTSENPLVLRYAHMNPASSPNGLQATYFADKVAEKTGGAIKIEVYPASQLGSISEMAEAVSMGSIALHHNTYGGLQPLLNDLGLFDTPYLYRDVDHLLKATDPETSPALMELNQKLIDTRNVRILYSFYFGTRELTANFPVYSPADLAGKKIRAIPSPIYLAAVEGMGAVAVPIDWSEVPVALSTGVADGQENPVSTLVTSNIYEVQKYAMMTDHIMGSEPVVINEKVWQSLSDDHKQIFREVARETRDWASNYVQENEAKDVQTLKDKGMTIITAADGLKVDEFRSSVSKVVDERFGEAWGKYYEMIHAIK; from the coding sequence ATGAAAAAGAAGATTGTTGTACTGGTGCTTGTCACCTTGTTGGCAACGGCTCTGTTTGCACAGGGGCAAGCAGAAAAGAGTGGTCCGACCTCTGAGAATCCATTGGTATTGCGGTATGCTCACATGAATCCGGCCTCCAGCCCGAATGGACTGCAGGCAACCTACTTTGCTGATAAGGTAGCAGAGAAGACCGGTGGGGCCATCAAGATTGAAGTGTATCCGGCAAGTCAGCTGGGATCCATTAGTGAGATGGCGGAAGCTGTTTCCATGGGTTCTATTGCGCTACACCATAACACCTATGGCGGATTGCAGCCGTTGCTTAATGACCTGGGTCTGTTTGACACCCCATACCTCTATCGGGATGTTGACCACCTGCTCAAGGCAACTGATCCTGAGACCAGTCCGGCACTCATGGAGTTGAACCAGAAGTTGATCGATACCAGAAACGTCAGGATTCTCTACTCCTTCTACTTCGGTACCCGTGAGTTGACTGCAAACTTCCCTGTCTACTCCCCAGCTGACTTGGCTGGAAAGAAGATTCGGGCCATTCCTTCCCCCATCTATCTTGCAGCAGTGGAAGGTATGGGTGCGGTAGCAGTTCCCATCGATTGGTCAGAAGTTCCCGTTGCCCTCTCCACCGGTGTTGCCGATGGACAGGAGAACCCAGTAAGTACACTGGTAACCAGCAACATCTATGAAGTACAGAAGTATGCCATGATGACCGACCATATCATGGGTAGTGAACCTGTAGTGATCAACGAGAAGGTATGGCAGTCCCTGAGTGACGATCATAAGCAGATCTTCAGAGAAGTTGCTCGTGAAACACGTGACTGGGCATCCAACTATGTACAGGAGAATGAGGCCAAGGACGTCCAGACTCTCAAGGACAAGGGTATGACCATCATTACAGCAGCTGATGGCCTGAAAGTTGATGAGTTCCGTTCTTCCGTCAGCAAAGTCGTTGATGAACGCTTTGGTGAAGCTTGGGGCAAGTACTACGAGATGATCCACGCAATCAAGTAG
- a CDS encoding transketolase C-terminal domain-containing protein, with amino-acid sequence MSSVDSTRIGFRDALMHLAKERDDIVFVSTDSLKVVKGEPFLEAYPDRVIELGISEQNGVGVSSGLASSGLLPYICTYAGFLTMRACEQMRTFVSYPALKVRFVGANGGLHGGNREGVSHQFIEDVGILRTMPNFTILCPADGNQVYQAMLASADIDGPVYIRIGSGREEKVFPDGTPFPLGKVRTIVDEGNDVALFCHGFVTNRVIEAARQLKEQGIGVKVVEVATIKPLDQVGIASILEKTGCAVTIEDHTIINGLGSAIAEVIAEGNPAYLVRLGLQDVYGESGFPDELLDAYGMSVEDIIEGAKKAIKHTKA; translated from the coding sequence ATGAGTAGTGTTGACAGCACGAGAATTGGATTTAGAGACGCTCTGATGCATTTGGCAAAAGAGCGTGATGATATTGTATTTGTTTCCACTGACTCTCTGAAGGTCGTGAAGGGTGAACCATTCTTGGAAGCATATCCTGATCGTGTCATTGAACTTGGGATATCCGAGCAGAACGGGGTGGGTGTTTCCAGTGGTCTTGCTTCCAGTGGCCTGTTGCCCTACATCTGTACCTACGCAGGGTTCTTGACGATGCGCGCTTGTGAACAGATGCGGACATTTGTCTCCTATCCCGCACTGAAAGTCCGCTTTGTTGGTGCCAACGGTGGCTTGCATGGAGGAAACAGGGAAGGGGTCTCCCACCAGTTTATTGAGGATGTGGGAATTCTCAGAACGATGCCTAATTTCACCATTCTCTGTCCTGCAGATGGAAACCAGGTCTATCAAGCGATGCTGGCAAGTGCTGATATCGATGGACCGGTATATATTCGGATCGGCAGTGGTCGGGAAGAGAAAGTCTTCCCCGATGGAACACCTTTTCCCTTGGGTAAGGTACGTACCATTGTTGATGAAGGAAATGATGTGGCGTTATTCTGCCATGGATTTGTTACTAATCGCGTCATAGAGGCTGCAAGACAGTTGAAGGAACAGGGGATCGGCGTGAAGGTTGTGGAGGTTGCAACCATCAAACCATTAGATCAAGTGGGAATTGCATCTATTCTTGAAAAGACTGGATGTGCGGTTACTATTGAGGACCATACCATCATCAATGGTCTCGGTAGTGCAATTGCAGAGGTGATTGCAGAGGGAAACCCTGCCTACTTGGTACGACTGGGATTGCAGGATGTGTACGGTGAGTCCGGCTTTCCTGATGAGCTGCTTGATGCCTACGGTATGTCTGTAGAGGATATTATCGAGGGAGCCAAGAAAGCCATCAAACATACAAAGGCATAA
- a CDS encoding transketolase, producing the protein MDLEALQTMSLQLRRDVVEMVYRTKDGHPSPSFSVADIITALYFEVMNIDPSNPDKSDRDRFVLSKGHACPVLYAALARRGYFPVDDLYTLRYLHSKLQGHPYAPKTKGLDATTGSLGNGVSIGLGMALAARIQKQTNRVYVITGDGELGEGMLWEAAMAASHQKAANLTVFIDNNNYQSGGTVGEVSGPYPIEDKWKAFGWYTQSIDGHDISQILQAVENAKAETERPSAIICKTVKGNGVSFMVGENSWHKRVYTDEEYRIAMKELGGVL; encoded by the coding sequence ATGGATCTTGAAGCTTTGCAAACGATGTCTTTGCAACTGAGAAGAGATGTCGTTGAGATGGTTTACCGAACAAAGGATGGCCATCCCAGTCCGAGTTTTTCAGTTGCAGATATTATTACCGCCCTCTACTTTGAGGTGATGAATATTGACCCATCCAACCCTGATAAGAGCGATCGTGATCGCTTTGTACTCTCCAAGGGACACGCTTGTCCTGTATTGTATGCTGCCCTCGCCAGGCGGGGTTATTTCCCGGTAGACGACCTCTATACCCTGCGATACCTACATTCCAAGTTACAGGGACATCCCTATGCACCAAAGACTAAAGGTCTTGATGCAACCACAGGTTCGCTCGGAAACGGAGTCTCCATTGGACTGGGCATGGCCTTGGCCGCTCGAATCCAGAAGCAAACAAATCGGGTGTATGTAATCACCGGGGATGGTGAGCTTGGGGAAGGAATGCTCTGGGAAGCAGCAATGGCTGCAAGCCATCAGAAGGCAGCAAATCTGACGGTATTCATAGACAACAACAACTACCAGAGTGGAGGGACAGTCGGTGAAGTATCGGGTCCCTATCCTATTGAGGATAAGTGGAAAGCCTTCGGTTGGTATACCCAGAGCATTGACGGGCATGATATTTCCCAGATTTTACAAGCGGTTGAGAACGCCAAAGCAGAAACTGAGAGACCTTCGGCAATCATCTGCAAGACGGTCAAGGGAAACGGTGTTTCCTTCATGGTGGGAGAAAACTCCTGGCATAAACGGGTCTATACCGATGAAGAATACCGTATTGCCATGAAGGAACTGGGAGGTGTGCTATGA
- a CDS encoding aspartate/glutamate racemase family protein: MAEHTIAAIYTGAALVKPLSDLMKETLGDYKVMNILDDSMIADIIEAGGMTKAVKRRLYGYYEIACASGAELILNTCSSIGDAVYGARDFFPIPIIRIDEPMARRAIELTDSIAVLATLPTTLDPTIRLLQRCAQEAGKSIRTISALAEGAFPAITAGDAETHDRLIAETAKRVADSCDVILLAQGSMARMEKPLADLTGKTVLSSPRLGVEQIKGLL; the protein is encoded by the coding sequence ATGGCTGAACACACGATTGCCGCAATCTATACTGGAGCTGCCTTGGTAAAACCACTGTCGGATCTGATGAAAGAGACCCTTGGTGACTACAAGGTGATGAACATACTCGATGACAGCATGATTGCTGACATCATCGAGGCCGGGGGGATGACCAAGGCTGTGAAGAGAAGGCTCTATGGTTACTATGAGATTGCTTGTGCCTCGGGTGCTGAGCTGATTCTCAACACTTGCTCCTCAATCGGGGATGCTGTCTACGGTGCACGGGATTTCTTTCCCATCCCAATTATAAGAATAGATGAGCCGATGGCTCGCCGGGCGATAGAGCTCACTGATTCAATCGCCGTCCTGGCCACCCTTCCAACCACCTTGGATCCAACCATCCGATTGCTTCAGAGGTGTGCACAGGAGGCAGGGAAATCAATCAGGACCATCAGTGCATTGGCCGAGGGAGCTTTCCCTGCCATTACTGCTGGGGATGCAGAAACCCATGACCGACTGATTGCAGAGACGGCAAAACGGGTAGCTGATTCCTGTGATGTGATTCTTCTTGCACAGGGCTCGATGGCAAGAATGGAAAAGCCACTTGCCGATCTTACCGGCAAGACGGTGCTCAGCAGTCCTCGCCTTGGTGTTGAGCAGATCAAGGGACTGTTGTAG